In Sphingomonas sp. LT1P40, the following are encoded in one genomic region:
- a CDS encoding heme lyase CcmF/NrfE family subunit: protein MIAEAGLAALWFAAALALLQLAMAGLGLWLKQDELIAAVRPVAIVQGLLAALSFGLLVTLFLQSDMSVLLVATNSHSAKPLLYKFAGAWGNHEGSMLLWVTVLALAGAAIGLIERKLDRATLTATLGAQAFIAIGFYAFLLTASNPFARLSPAAADGMGLNPLLQDPGLAFHPPTLYFGYVGLSIAFSFAVGAMVTREVGPVFARAMRPWVLAAWVFLTIGITAGSYWAYYELGWGGWWFWDPVENASLMPWLAATALLHSVNVLAARDGLRAWTLMLAVVVFSMSMVGTFLVRSGILTSVHAFAVDPTRGSFILVLLAIYIGGALVLYGARVGRVKAGQGFDLLSREGGLVLNNLLLSVILGIVLIGTLYPILAQAMGQQLSVGPPFFNKAAGPIALALVAAMMVGPLLKWRRDDANALLGKITVPVAVSAVTMALTFVIAGSIGWMELVGLGLAAGLAVASFAPVWKRNPLRTPMFTWGMMVAHFGVAVSLAGMAADSAFTSERLVAARYGQPYYVGPYRVVLNGVAPTIGENWSAVEGRVTASRGPVDGPMILLRPQRRFYSSPPTDTAEAAIATRVDGQLYAVLGTQDAEGRWQLRLWWKPFVTLIWFGGGLIALGGALSLIGRVRRARRNVKRWEEAW from the coding sequence ATGATTGCCGAAGCCGGACTGGCCGCATTGTGGTTCGCCGCCGCGCTGGCGCTGTTGCAGCTGGCGATGGCGGGGCTGGGGCTGTGGCTGAAGCAGGATGAGCTGATCGCGGCGGTGCGGCCCGTCGCGATCGTGCAGGGGTTGCTCGCGGCGCTGTCGTTCGGGTTGCTGGTCACCCTGTTTCTGCAAAGCGACATGTCGGTGCTGCTGGTGGCGACGAACAGCCATTCGGCCAAGCCGTTGCTGTACAAATTCGCCGGTGCGTGGGGCAACCATGAAGGGTCGATGCTGCTGTGGGTTACCGTTCTGGCGCTGGCCGGGGCGGCGATCGGGCTGATCGAGCGCAAGCTGGACCGGGCGACGCTGACCGCAACATTGGGCGCGCAGGCATTCATTGCGATTGGGTTTTACGCGTTTCTGCTGACCGCCTCCAATCCGTTTGCGCGGTTGAGTCCGGCGGCGGCGGACGGGATGGGGTTGAACCCGCTGTTACAGGATCCCGGTTTGGCGTTCCATCCACCGACCTTGTATTTCGGCTATGTCGGACTTTCGATTGCGTTTTCGTTCGCCGTAGGCGCGATGGTGACACGCGAGGTGGGGCCGGTGTTCGCGCGGGCGATGCGGCCGTGGGTTTTGGCGGCGTGGGTGTTCCTGACGATCGGGATCACGGCGGGGAGTTACTGGGCGTACTACGAACTGGGCTGGGGCGGCTGGTGGTTCTGGGACCCGGTCGAGAACGCATCGCTGATGCCGTGGCTGGCGGCAACAGCGTTGCTGCATTCGGTGAACGTGCTGGCGGCGCGCGACGGGCTGCGCGCGTGGACATTGATGCTGGCGGTGGTCGTGTTTTCGATGTCGATGGTGGGAACGTTTCTCGTCCGATCCGGCATTCTGACCAGCGTGCATGCATTTGCGGTCGATCCGACGCGGGGCAGCTTCATCCTGGTGCTGCTGGCGATCTATATCGGCGGGGCACTGGTGCTTTACGGCGCACGCGTTGGGCGGGTGAAGGCGGGGCAGGGGTTCGACTTGCTGAGCCGTGAGGGCGGGCTGGTACTCAATAATCTGCTGCTGTCCGTCATTCTGGGTATCGTGCTGATCGGGACGCTGTATCCGATATTGGCGCAGGCGATGGGGCAGCAATTGTCGGTTGGGCCGCCGTTCTTCAACAAGGCGGCGGGGCCGATTGCGTTGGCACTGGTCGCGGCGATGATGGTCGGGCCGTTGCTGAAGTGGCGGCGCGACGATGCCAATGCGCTGCTCGGCAAGATTACCGTTCCAGTGGCGGTGAGTGCGGTGACGATGGCGCTGACGTTCGTGATCGCGGGGTCGATCGGGTGGATGGAACTGGTCGGGCTGGGGCTGGCGGCGGGGCTGGCGGTGGCGAGTTTCGCGCCGGTGTGGAAACGCAATCCGTTGCGCACGCCGATGTTCACCTGGGGCATGATGGTCGCGCATTTCGGCGTGGCGGTGAGCCTGGCGGGGATGGCGGCGGACAGCGCGTTCACCAGCGAGCGGCTGGTCGCGGCGCGTTATGGGCAACCCTATTATGTCGGGCCGTATCGCGTAGTGCTGAACGGCGTTGCGCCGACGATCGGTGAGAATTGGTCGGCGGTCGAGGGCCGGGTGACCGCGTCGCGCGGTCCGGTCGACGGGCCGATGATTTTGCTGCGACCCCAGCGGCGCTTTTATTCCTCGCCGCCGACCGATACCGCCGAGGCGGCGATTGCGACGCGGGTGGACGGGCAGCTTTACGCAGTATTGGGCACGCAAGATGCCGAGGGGCGCTGGCAGCTGCGGCTGTGGTGGAAGCCGTTCGTAACGTTGATCTGGTTCGGCGGCGGGTTGATCGCGCTGGGCGGGGCGTTGTCGCTGATCGGGCGGGTGCGGCGTGCGCGGCGCAATGTGAAGCGGTGGGAGGAGGCGTGGTGA
- the ccmE gene encoding cytochrome c maturation protein CcmE yields the protein MKRKHQRLFLGLAALVAIGGASALALSALQDQAAFFYTPSDVATGKPEIGKAARLGGMVEKGSLKHLPDGVTMRFVVADATATVPVQFKGVAPDLFKEGSGVVAEGSFTGDGGFVATNLLAKHDERYMPPEIAAKMPAPETLTK from the coding sequence ATGAAGCGCAAGCATCAGCGATTGTTCCTGGGCCTTGCCGCACTCGTCGCGATCGGCGGGGCGAGCGCATTGGCGCTGTCCGCGCTGCAGGATCAGGCGGCGTTCTTCTACACACCGAGCGATGTTGCGACGGGGAAGCCGGAGATCGGCAAGGCCGCGCGGCTGGGCGGGATGGTCGAAAAGGGGTCGCTCAAGCATTTGCCAGACGGCGTGACGATGCGGTTTGTCGTGGCGGATGCGACGGCGACCGTGCCGGTGCAGTTCAAGGGCGTGGCGCCGGACTTGTTCAAGGAAGGGTCGGGCGTCGTCGCCGAGGGCAGCTTTACCGGCGATGGCGGGTTCGTCGCCACCAACCTGCTTGCCAAGCATGACGAGCGCTACATGCCGCCGGAGATTGCCGCGAAAATGCCTGCGCCGGAAACGTTGACGAAATGA
- the ccmC gene encoding heme ABC transporter permease CcmC yields the protein MIHALANPTRFLKIARPLTPILFWSGLLLVLVGMWGGLTQTPPDYLQKESVRILYIHVPAAWLGMGGWSSLAIACFAFLVWRHPLANIAARSIAPVGAVFAALCLITGSIWGRPTWGTWWQWDGRLTSMLLLFFVYIAWIALERADRERGGDGRIPALFGMAGTVLLPVIRYSVVWWNTLHQGQSLTLTQSTIDDSMLWPLLLTLPGFSLLFGGIMLMRMRSALASQRVEARMRRMAQ from the coding sequence GTGATCCATGCTCTCGCCAATCCCACGCGCTTCCTGAAGATCGCGCGCCCGTTGACCCCGATCCTGTTCTGGAGCGGGCTGTTGCTGGTGCTTGTCGGCATGTGGGGCGGGTTGACGCAGACGCCGCCGGACTATCTGCAAAAGGAAAGCGTTCGCATCCTCTATATCCACGTCCCCGCCGCGTGGCTGGGGATGGGGGGATGGAGCAGCCTTGCCATCGCGTGTTTCGCGTTTCTGGTGTGGCGGCATCCGCTGGCGAACATCGCCGCACGCTCGATTGCGCCGGTGGGGGCAGTGTTTGCCGCATTGTGTCTGATTACGGGATCGATCTGGGGTCGGCCGACCTGGGGCACGTGGTGGCAATGGGACGGGCGGCTGACGTCGATGTTGTTGCTGTTCTTCGTCTATATCGCGTGGATCGCGCTGGAACGGGCGGACCGCGAGCGCGGCGGGGATGGGCGCATTCCGGCGCTGTTCGGGATGGCGGGAACGGTGTTGTTGCCGGTGATCCGTTACTCAGTGGTGTGGTGGAACACGCTGCATCAGGGACAAAGCCTGACGCTGACCCAATCGACGATCGACGATTCGATGCTGTGGCCGCTGCTGCTGACGCTGCCGGGGTTTTCGCTGTTGTTCGGCGGGATCATGCTGATGCGGATGCGCTCAGCCCTGGCCAGCCAGCGGGTCGAGGCGCGAATGCGGCGGATGGCCCAATGA
- a CDS encoding PilZ domain-containing protein — protein MMQSGKINFAAEFEPAVLGRRSSPRAPVSLDAKVGRGGLDRALCKVTDLSLGGARISIFSELRKDSVIWLTLPHVGHWAARVVWSSDFEAGLAFQIPLSEADFEQLAEH, from the coding sequence ATGATGCAATCGGGCAAAATCAATTTCGCCGCGGAATTCGAACCCGCCGTCCTCGGACGGCGGAGCAGTCCGCGTGCGCCGGTGTCACTGGACGCCAAGGTGGGTCGCGGCGGACTCGATCGCGCACTGTGCAAGGTCACCGACCTGTCGCTGGGCGGTGCGCGAATCTCGATCTTCTCCGAACTGCGCAAGGACAGCGTCATCTGGCTGACATTGCCGCATGTCGGCCACTGGGCCGCGCGCGTGGTGTGGTCGAGCGATTTCGAGGCTGGACTGGCGTTCCAGATTCCGCTGAGCGAGGCGGATTTCGAGCAACTCGCCGAACATTAA
- the rpmE gene encoding 50S ribosomal protein L31 — protein MKKDTHPDYHMIKVQMTDGTVYETRSTWGKEGDTMTLDIDPLAHPAWTGGRGQMLDSGGQVARFNKRFGGLSLGKK, from the coding sequence GTGAAAAAAGATACGCACCCCGACTATCACATGATCAAGGTGCAGATGACCGACGGCACCGTGTACGAAACCCGCTCCACCTGGGGCAAGGAAGGCGACACGATGACGCTGGATATCGATCCGCTGGCGCACCCGGCATGGACCGGTGGCCGTGGCCAGATGCTCGACAGCGGTGGTCAGGTCGCGCGCTTCAACAAGCGCTTCGGTGGCCTCAGCCTCGGCAAGAAGTGA
- the fabZ gene encoding 3-hydroxyacyl-ACP dehydratase FabZ produces MTDEVKTGTAIGPLDIGRIMAALPHRYPMLLVDRVEELVIDERIVAIKAVSINEEFFQGHFPGRPIMPGVLQVEALAQAAGVLAVESLGLAGSGKLVYFMSIDGVKFRKPVEPGVLLRLEVSFIQKRSRICKFAGKAYLGDELATECEFTAMIADPPSA; encoded by the coding sequence GTGACCGACGAGGTAAAGACGGGGACCGCCATCGGTCCGCTCGATATCGGGCGGATCATGGCGGCGCTCCCGCATCGTTACCCGATGCTGCTGGTCGATCGCGTCGAGGAACTCGTCATCGACGAGCGGATCGTCGCAATCAAGGCGGTGTCGATCAACGAGGAGTTCTTTCAGGGGCATTTCCCCGGAAGGCCGATCATGCCCGGCGTGCTCCAGGTCGAGGCGCTGGCGCAGGCTGCGGGCGTGCTCGCGGTCGAAAGCCTCGGCCTCGCTGGCTCTGGCAAGCTGGTCTATTTCATGTCGATCGACGGCGTGAAGTTCCGCAAGCCGGTGGAGCCGGGCGTGCTGCTTCGGCTGGAGGTATCGTTCATCCAGAAGCGGTCGCGCATCTGCAAGTTTGCTGGCAAGGCGTATCTGGGCGACGAACTGGCGACCGAATGCGAGTTTACCGCGATGATCGCGGACCCGCCGAGCGCGTGA
- a CDS encoding OmpH family outer membrane protein gives MRNTKTILAALAVAGATLGAGTVAAQALTDAKVAVVDVERIMRECTACVAANTQLQAQRTALQQFASQQGAPLQTEQTALEAAIKAAAGKPDAALQQRAQAFQTRAQTAQRQVSEREQTFQRNVQYVQQQVAQKMVPVIQQISQQRGASITVARDSVLFAATTIDITPAVLTTLNSQLPSVSVTAPPPAAQPGQPAPAPTPAPQGR, from the coding sequence ATGCGTAACACCAAAACCATTCTCGCCGCGCTTGCGGTGGCGGGCGCCACGCTTGGCGCCGGCACCGTCGCTGCACAGGCGCTGACCGATGCCAAGGTCGCGGTCGTCGATGTCGAGCGCATCATGCGCGAATGCACCGCATGCGTCGCAGCCAACACCCAGCTTCAGGCACAGCGCACTGCGTTGCAGCAGTTCGCATCCCAGCAGGGCGCGCCCCTGCAGACCGAGCAGACCGCGCTGGAAGCCGCAATCAAGGCCGCAGCGGGCAAGCCCGACGCCGCGCTGCAACAGCGTGCGCAGGCGTTCCAGACCCGCGCGCAGACCGCGCAGCGCCAGGTGTCCGAACGTGAGCAGACCTTCCAGCGCAACGTTCAATATGTGCAGCAGCAGGTTGCACAGAAGATGGTCCCGGTGATCCAGCAGATCTCGCAGCAGCGCGGTGCATCGATCACCGTGGCGCGTGACAGCGTGCTGTTCGCGGCGACAACGATCGACATTACCCCTGCGGTGCTGACCACGCTGAACAGCCAGTTGCCAAGCGTCAGCGTGACCGCGCCGCCGCCAGCAGCGCAGCCGGGCCAGCCCGCACCTGCACCGACCCCCGCACCACAGGGCCGGTGA